A genomic stretch from Penicillium digitatum chromosome 4, complete sequence includes:
- a CDS encoding Exosome complex exonuclease exoribonuclease (Rrp44), putative produces MLTQLVIVMISDNHSSRQDSRLGSFTRHTAIARRQTLIVAMKSLRRDLSANPQAANVTSKVFVRSTKSGKVQKIVRELYLREDIPCSSKLCSQCPTIAPADANGIIAPFILSDRPAGTTAFPRGHYLVPDTNALLNGMDLFEHTGAFYDVIVLQTVLEELRNRSLPLYNRLLALVKSDEKRFYLFFNEFRRETHVRRGPEETINDRNDRAVRMVASWYGSHLQQSTKKGKKEKTIPAIVVITDDKENIRKCKEENVAALSLSDYVSGLEGSEMLLDMISESKDARESRETTRGELFYPEYFSMSKLTTGLRAGTLHQGVFNVSPYNYLEASVKTAAFDKPLLILGRDNGNRAIAGDSVVVEVLPQDQWKSPSTKIVDEEAVTRNDNPDTEETEAVVTDRERKALQEEVRKAHGKNSDGKPQPTAKVVGVIKRSWRQYVGHVDASSTGSQASGRRQQNVFLLPMDKRIPKIRVRTRQASEILGQRILVTIDSWDRDSRYPTGHFVRSLGELETKGAETEALLLEYDVQYKPFPKSVLDCLPSEGHDWKVPASKEDKGWNGRKDLRDLLICSIDPPGCQDIDDALHARLLPNGNYEVGVHIADVSHFVKPNNPMDIEASVRGTTVYLVDKRIDMLPHLLGTDLCSLKPYVERYAFSVLWEITPDAEIVSSNFTKSVIRSREAFSYEQAQLRIDDKSQQDELTESMRTLLKFSKILRQKRMDAGALNLASPEVRIESEGDEVGDPLTDVKTKAMLDTNSLVEEFMLLANITVGSKVYESFSQTALLRRHATPPPQNFEDLQNQLSKKRNMELDVSSSRALADSLDRCVDPNNPFFNTLVRILATRCMTSAEYFCAGAFAESEFRHYGLASPIYTHFTSPIRRYADLMVHRQLASAIGYEGEDGHAIIEGVSTRNKLEDICRNINVRHRNAQHAGRASIEYYVGQALKARGEKMAADGVDAGIEEEGYVMRVFENGVVIFVPRFGIEGVVRLEDFVLPGESGARSVAERRELASHRTTEFDNEEYTLRVEEKGHPEKERSVTVELFQKVRVNVSSVKEEGRGAGKRRVRILVMDA; encoded by the exons ATGCTGACTCAGCTTGTTATCGTGATGATCAGCGATAATCATTCTTCCCGCCAAGACTCTCGCCTCGGATCTTTCACGAGACACACAGCAATTGCCAGACGGCAAACCCTTATCGTTGCAATGAAGAGTCTAAGGCGAGACTTGTCTGCCAACCCGCAGGCCGCAAATGTCACCAGCAAGGTGTTTGTGAGGTCCACAAAAAGTGGAAAAGTGCAAAAGATTGTCCGTGAGCTCTATTTGAGGGAAGATATTCCTTGCTCTTCTAAGCTCTGCTCACAATGCCCAACCATTGCGCCGGCTGATGCCAATGGAATTA TTGCGCCGTTCATTCTATCCGATCGCCCCGCCGGCACGACGGCATTCCCGCGAGGCCACTACCTTGTTCCAGATACAAATGCGCTGCTTAATGGGATGGATCTTTTCGAGCACACGGGGGCCTTTTACGATGTGATAGTCCTCCAGACTGTCCTCGAGGAATTGAGAAACCGTTCACTACCACTTTATAACCGTCTTCTGGCCCTCGTCAAGTCAGACGAAAAACGCTTCtacctctttttcaatgaGTTTCGCCGAGAGACTCATGTTCGGAGAGGCCCGGAGGAAACAATCAATGACAGGAATGATCGCGCTGTGCGCATGGTGGCAAGCTGGTATGGTTCCCACCTGCAACAATcaacgaagaaaggaaagaaggagaagacgATTCCGGCAATTGTGGTCATAACTGATGACAAGGAAAATATCCGGAAATGCAAGGAAGAAAATGTGGCGGCCTTGTCGCTATCCGACTATGTCTCCGGTCTGGAGGGGTCCGAAATGTTGCTGGATATGATCAGCGAGTCAAAGGATGCGCGAGAATCCAGAGAAACAACTCGCGGGGAACTATTCTACCCCGAATACTTCTCAATGTCAAAACTGACCACTGGCCTCCGAGCCGGGACATTGCACCAAGGAGTGTTCAATGTTTCTCCTTACAACTACCTGGAAGCCTCCGTCAAGACCGCAGCTTTCGATAAACCTCTTCTCATTCTGGGGCGTGATAACGGTAACCGAGCTATTGCAGGGGATTCTGTCGTTGTCGAGGTACTCCCACAGGATCAGTGGAAGAGCCCTTCGACTAAGATTGTGGATGAGGAGGCCGTGACTCGTAATGATAACCCTGATACTGAGGAGACCGAGGCTGTGGTGACGGACAGAGAACGTAAAGCTCTCCAGGAAGAAGTCAGAAAAGCCCATGGCAAGAACTCGGATGGCAAGCCACAACCTACTGCCAAGGTTGTGGGTGTGATCAAGCGCAGCTGGCGTCAATATGTCGGCCACGTTGACGCGAGTTCCACTGGCTCACAAGCCTCTGGTAGACGGCAGCAGAACGTTTTCTTACTGCCCATGGACAAGCGTATTCCAAAGATCAGAGTACGCACAAGACAGGCTAGTGAGATTCTCGGTCAGCGTATTCTTGTCACCATCGATTCTTGGGACCGCGATTCGAGGTACCCTACTGGTCACTTCGTTCGGTCTCTAGGAGAACTTGAAACCAAGGGCGCCGAAACCGAGGCCCTATTGCTTGAGTACGACGTGCAGTACAAGCCATTCCCGAAGTCTGTACTGGACTGCCTTCCATCCGAAGGACATGATTGGAAGGTCCCTGCCTCGAAGGAAGACAAGGGCTGGAATGGCCGGAAAGATCTTCGAGATTTGCTTATTTGCAGTATCGATCCACCCGGCTGCCAAGATATTGACGACGCGCTTCACGCGCGTCTCCTGCCAAATGGAAACTATGAGGTTGGTGTCCACATTGCGGATGTGTCACATTTCGTCAAGCCCAACAACCCAATGGATATCGAGGCCAGTGTTCGCGGAACCACTGTTTACCTAGTCGATAAGCGTATCGACATGCTCCCGCATCTTCTTGGTACAGATTTGTGCTCTCTCAAGCCCTATGTTGAACGATATGCCTTCTCGGTTCTGTGGGAGATAACACCTGATGCCGAGATAGTGTCTTCGAATTTCACCAAGTCGGTCATTCGTTCCCGGGAAGCATTCAGTTACGAACAAGCTCAATTACGCATTGACGACAAATCACAGCAGGACGAGCTGACCGAGAGTATGCGCACCCTCTTGAAATTCTCAAAGATTCTCCGTCAGAAGCGTATGGACGCTGGTGCCTTGAACCTTGCCTCCCCGGAAGTCCGCATTGAGAGCGAGGGCGACGAAGTGGGCGATCCTTTGACGGACGTCAAGACTAAGGCTATGCTTGACACCAATAGCTTGGTCGAGGAGTTCATGCTTCTCGCCAATATCACTGTTGGTTCGAAGGTCTACGAGTCCTTTTCTCAGACCGCCTTGCTACGTCGACACGCCACTCCCCCGCCTCAGAATTTCGAGGACCTTCAAAACCAGCTGTCGAAGAAGCGGAACATGGAGCTTGATGTTTCCAGCTCACGAGCTCTGGCTGATTCCTTGGATCGCTGCGTCGATCCCAATAATCCATTCTTCAACACCCTAGTCCGTATCTTGGCGACCCGCTGTATGACCTCTGCCGAATACTTCTGCGCGGGCGCCTTTGCCGAATCTGAATTCCGTCACTACGGTCTCGCCTCGCCCATCTACACCCACTTTACTTCGCCCATTCGACGATATGCCGATCTGATGGTTCACCGGCAATTGGCTTCTGCAATCGGGTATGAAGGCGAGGATGGACACGCAATAATCGAGGGTGTCAGTACCCGCAACAAGCTCGAAGACATCTGCCGCAACATCAACGTCCGTCACCGCAACGCACAGCATGCCGGCCGCGCTAGTATTGAATACTATGTGGGCCAGGCTCTCAAGGCCCGCGGAGAGAAAATGGCCGCCGACGGTGTCGATGCGGGtattgaagaagaaggataTGTGATGCGTGTGTTCGAGAACGGCGTTGTCATCTTCGTTCCCCGCTTCGGTATTGAAGGTGTCGTTCGTCTGGAGGACTTCGTTCTGCCCGGTGAATCTGGAGCTCGTTCTGTTGCTGAGAGACGGGAACTAGCTTCTCACCGCACTACGGAGTTTGATAATGAGGAATACACCCTTCGGGTGGAAGAGAAGGGTCACCCTGAGAAGGAACGCAGTGTGACCGTTGAGCTCTTCCAAAAGGTTCGTGTCAATGTTAGCTCCGTCAAAGAAGAGGGGCGTGGCG
- a CDS encoding Nitrilase family protein yields MVLAAVGQICSTSNITSNLAQCKALVQRAAAAGAKVLFLPEASDYIASSAEQSYSLAQSEERISFVSSLQKDAKEQNIHISVGIHEVASESRLKNLLIWIDDKGTITQTYQKVHLFDVDIKGGPVLKESASVQPGQQIPRPFDTPIGRVGLSICFDLRFPEISLALRRQNAEIITYPSAFTVPTGKAHWEPLLRARAIETQSYVIAAAQAGPHNEKRRSYGHSMIINPWGEVVANPGDEHQEPQIATADIDLDLVAKIRREMPLLRRYDLYPEI; encoded by the exons ATGGTTTTAGCG GCCGTGGGGCAGATATGCTCGACTAGCAACATAACTTCAAATCTAGCTCAGTGCAAGGCGCTGGTTCAAAGGGCTGCAGCAGCAGGCGCAAAG GTGCTGTTTCTTCCAGAGGCATCGGACTATATCGCATCCTCGGCAGAGCAATCCTACTCACTCGCCCAATCTGAAGAGAGGATTAGCTTTGTGTCATCCCTACAAAAAGATGCCAAAGAACAAAACATCCACATTAGTGTTGGGATTCATGAAGTAGCTTCTGAAAGCAGGCTCAAGAATCTATTGATTTGGATCGATGACAAGGGGACTATTACCCAAACCTACCAGAAAGTCCATCTATTTGACGTTGATATCAAAGGTGGTCCCGTACTCAAGGAGAGCGC GAGCGTCCAGCCGGGACAACAAATTCCAAGGCCATTTGACACACCCATAGGGCGCGTTGGTTTAAGTATTTGTTTTGAT TTGCGTTTCCCAGAGATCAGTCTGGCATTGAGACGGCAGAATGCTGAAATCATCACATATCCATCAGCATTCACTGTTCCGACAGGCAAGGCCCATTGGGAGCCTTTGCTACGCGCAAGAGCTATTGAGACCCAGTCATACGTGATTGCGGCTGCGCAAGCAGGCCCTCACAACGAGAAGAGACGAAGTTATGGTCATTCTATGATCATCAACCCGTGGGGTGAAGTAGTAGCAAATCCGGGAGATGAGCACCAGGAACCGCAAATCGCGACTGCCGATATTGATCTCGATCTCGTGGCAAAGATCAGGCGCGAAATGCCGTTGCTTCGGAGATATGATCTATATCCAGAGATTTGA
- a CDS encoding NADH:ubiquinone oxidoreductase, ESSS subunit — protein sequence MTTRPLSHIFRARCLLRQRQNTQAFSTRSSLRAADHGDHYDPPTGWLFGVKPGQKYVKEGWENIWYYGFIGSFLVAGVAYVFKPDTSIQTWALEEARRRLEAEGILEDPEKVKN from the exons ATGACTACCCGGCCATTGTCGCACATCTTCCGGGCGCGCTGCTTGCTTCGCCAGCGTCAGAACACCCAAGCATTCTCAACCCGGTCCAGTCTCCGTGCTGCTGATCACGGTGACCATTATGATCCTCCCACCGGCTGGCTGTTCGGTGTCAAGCCTGGCCAGAAGTACGTGAAGGAAGGCTGGGAGAACATTTGGTACTACGGATTCATTGGAAGCTTTTTGGTCGCTGGTGTCGCATACGTCTTCAAGCCTGATACTTC TATACAAACATGGGCTCTCGAAGAGGCCCGGCGGAGACTGGAAGCTGAGGGTATCCTCGAGGACCCCGAAAAGGTCAAGAACTAA
- a CDS encoding DNA replication helicase Dna2, putative, giving the protein MAANNAYPISSNSRTKLNAFRFQKGELVSNDATSKDVTELADGSKKHKNLSTNEVVEPMQVSSDKGCPPLRAAKAPEPQIQESKPIEECPQTPGNRIPLADLISNAEDSFDPTPGPEVTPVEHVIWQHVPASSNPDTSSQTPAGRRRKRRHSSSPAGSPTNGNKKKVLKEALDLHSMQALFKTPQHDMAAELWNNYMDKNMVDGPDDLPPPRFANLFSSSPQTPGSGRKSRDSSGLRRAISCTTDFPTSRTKRRRVNRLDVGLSRGIQRTSSNVESGRPKSSRINYLMEKIEKSIHMAPADAGLPGSSPLRQHMDARRCRSSSPTKHNKLHEADEETTKSPCAFQFEKAKPGQLPVLQESSSEFGDDDLDQGLMDLADASEDPFIGPANLSNEFASLGSSGWAALVAEKSRPWQPKKISIPDSKSSISIPHDTTTNETKRDEFDDFEDEYDDLPDNLQEILAKCDTNPVSVNFSKPTTTVPPLQKLDATNVTVNGSMHSKPLTAASVKPEVVSSDDEFDDDFDLEAIEQTMKQAGEGRPAYNLKDRQAIKRYQIVNITKSTYVTPKGRTQPEQELLVEDEKTQDRKVIVLRESWFDTPCSTDSFIHLVGDFNSAGQCVVDNLNHMIILHPDHLISATVVADSMDCQRRAVLQDRVKVIAALERPQAFGVFFHEVFQEALKANQWDMESLKTLVETVMGRHIEELYSIQMSIPEAVEYLMSRMPAVLDWADAFLHLKPQAKSMVEDRNNTKLNLSINKLLEVEEHIWSPMYGLKGNIDATVQVTCHEDKMEKNLVVPLELKTGRRDTNQSHRAQTALYTLLLSDRYDIDVTFGLLYYLELTKTLSIRGIRHELLQMIQVRNHLAGYIRERQQLPPMLKKARQCIRCYAKTPCLIYHKLSEDGNGETSALGEDFDAAVGHLNNGDRDFFRKWDELLTKEEGNLVKFRRELWTLLSSEREALGRCFGDVVIDPHSVYEENTGTKINRYHYTFVKRQALPDFSFAESQISVGEPIVISDEKGHFALANGYVVHVSSSHIQVGVDRKLHNARSKTAGFDAVTNQSFRGIMEVGKEEPAALETPDEQLVYRIDKDEFSNGMAIVRNNLICMMDKDLFQARQLRRLIVKGQAPAFKTTSSSHNISDPDNLNVDQRQAIDKVMSAKDYALVLGMPGTGKTTTIAHIIRALVAQGKSVLLTSYTHTAVDNILLKIRDDKIHVLRIGATAKVHPDVQEFADLAAIPKATIEELRDSYEKPQVVATTCLGVNHNIFNQRIFDYCIVDEASQITLPVCLGPIRMARTFILVGDHYQLPPLVQNKAAQEGGLDISLFKLLSDAQPDSVVNLEHQYRMCEDIMLLSNTLIYSGRLKCGTPQVAARSLDIPNINALGKFHVEDLAHSQSQSQREICPGTPTSPCWLRDLLEPFSKTRLVNTDPIGPAALEIAQGNRVVNHMEVFLCSQLVDSFIACGIPARNIGVITFYRSQLSLLRQSLRRYTPDLEMHTTDKFQGRDKEVIILSCVRSNAENNVGELLRDWRRVNVAFTRAQTKLLVVGSRSTLRDGNELLCKYVRLVESKGWVYNLPSGAIDKHFFPSCATQSQLVSPGTALASGSAKDKGKGKNESPSSRITREPLSPLGSRQPAPGRRKPSKTGAKLFNGTDVVGNRPILRDIVNDLTG; this is encoded by the exons ATGGCAGCAAACAATGCATACCCTATATCATCAAACTCACGTACAAAATTGAACGCGTTTCGCTTCCAAAAAGGCGAACTGGTTTCCAACGACGCCACTTCGAAAGACGTGACGGAATTAGCCGATGGAAGCAAAAAACACAAGAATTTGAGCACCAACGAAGTGGTAGAGCCGATGCAGGTGTCTTCTGACAAAGGATGTCCTCCGCTTCGTGCAGCTAAAGCACCTGAACCTCAAATACAAGAATCAAAGCCGATTGAAGAATGCCCTCAGACTCCGGGAAACAGGATACCTCTGGCGGATTTGATCAGTAACGCCGAGGATTCGTTCGATCCCACACCAGGCCCGGAGGTGACGCCAGTCGAGCATGTCATCTGGCAGCATGTGCCTGCCAGCTCGAACCCAGACACCTCATCCCAAACACCAGCGGGTCGTCGCAGGAAGCGCCGGCACAGTTCTTCGCCTGCTGGCTCCCCGACGAACGGGAATAAGAAAAAAGTTCTAAAGGAAGCCCTTGATCTTCATTCAATGCAAGCCCTCTTCAAGACACCACAGCATGATATGGCTGCTGAATTGTGGAATAACTACATGGATAAAAACATGGTCGATGGCCCGGATGATCTTCCACCGCCACGATTCGCGAATCTTTTTTCCTCGTCGCCCCAGACACCAGGTTCAGGTAGAAAAAGTCGAGACTCGTCGGGGCTGAGACGTGCGATTAGCTGCACTACCGATTTCCCCACCTCTCGAACAAAACGACGACGAGTTAATAGATTAGATGTTGGTCTCAGTCGTGGCATTCAACGGACCAGCAGCAATGTCGAATCTGGGAGACCAAAGTCTTCGAGGATTAACTATCTTATGGAGAAGATCGAGAAAAGTATCCACATGGCCCCTGCCGACGCGGGTCTACCTGGATCGTCGCCTCTGCGCCAACATATGGATGCGCGAAGGTGTCGATCGTCTTCACCTACGAAGCACAATAAGCTTCACGAGGCTGATGAAGAAACCACCAAATCCCCATGTGCTTTTCAATTTGAGAAAGCAAAACCGGGACAACTGCCTGTTCTTCAAGAGTCGTCCTCCGAGTTTGGAGACGATGATCTTGATCAAGGCCTAATGGACCTGGCTGATGCCTCAGAGGATCCTTTCATTGGGCCTGCAAATCTGTCTAATGAGTTTGCTTCTCTGGGGTCTTCTGGCTGGGCTGCCCTTGTTGCAGAAAAGTCTCGCCCATGGCAGCCCAAAAAGATTTCAATTCCGGACAGCAAATCCTCCATTTCCATACCCCATGACACTACGACTAACGAAACAAAACGTGATGAATTTGATGACTTTGAAGATGAATATGATGATCTGCCTGACAACTTGCAGGAAATTCTTGCAAAATGTGACACAAATCCCGTTTCGGTCAATTTCTCAAAGCCAACAACTACTGTGCCACCTTTGCAAAAGCTAGATGCAACGAATGTCACGGTGAATGGGAGTATGCATAGCAAACCCCTAACCGCCGCATCTGTCAAACCTGAGGTTGTATCATCGGATGATGAGTTtgatgatgactttgatCTGGAGGCTATTGAGCAAACTATGAAGCAAGCAGGTGAAGGAAGACCCGCTTAT AACCTAAAAGATCGACAAGCCATCAAACGTTACCAGATCGTTAACATTACGAAGAGTACATATGTTACTCCGAAAGGACGTACTCAGCCAGAGCAG GAGTTGCTAGTTGAAGACGAGAAGACCCAAGACCGCAAGGTTATCGTCTTGCGAGAGTCGTGGTTTGACACCCCCTGCAGCACTGACTCGTTTATCCACCTTGTCGGGGACTTCAACTCAGCCGGCCAATGCGTTGTGGATAATTTAAACCACATGATCATCCTTCACCCCGACCATCTCATTTCTGCTACGGTCGTAGCAGACTCGATGGACTGCCAGCGACGAGCTGTCCTTCAAGATAGAGTCAAAGTCATTGCCGCACTCGAGCGACCACAAGCCTTCGGAGTGTTTTTCCACGAAGTTTTTCAAGAGGCCCTCAAAGCGAACCAATGGGATATGGAGTCATTGAAGACGTTGGTTGAAACTGTCATGGGCAGACACATTGAAGAGCTGTACTCGATTCAAATGAGTATCCCTGAAGCTGTTGAATACCTCATGAGCAGGATGCCTGCTGTTCTCGACTGGGCAGATGCTTTCCTGCATCTCAAACCACAG GCCAAGTCTATGGTTGAAGACCGCAATAACACTAAGCTTAACTTGAGTATCAACAAATTGCTTGAGGTAGAGGAGCATATTTGGTCCCCAATGTATGGCCTTAAAGGCAACATCGATGCGACAGTACAAGTCACTTGTCACGAGGATAAAATGGAGAAGAACCTGGTGGTTCCGCTAGAGCTCAAAACCGGACGAAGGGATACAAACCAGTCACATAGGGCCCAGACAGCCCTCTACACTCTACTCCTGTCGGATCGCTATG ATATCGATGTTACATTCGGGCTTCTCTACTACCTTGAGTTGACGAAAACACTCAGTATCCGTGGGATCCGACATGAATTGCTCCAGATGATCCAGGTGCGCAATCACCTCGCTGGCTATATTCGCGAAAGGCAGCAGCTTCCACCAATGTTGAAGAAAGCGCGTCAATGCATTCGATGCTATGCCAAGACCCCTTGCCTAATCTATCACAAGCTCTCCGAGGATGGCAATGGTGAAACCAGCGCACTTGGCGAGGATTTCGATGCAGCTGTCGGGCATCTGAACAACGGTGATCGAGACTTTTTTCGTAAATGGGATGAACTCTTGACCAAAGAAGAGGGCAATCTTGTGAAATTCCGGCGAGAACTTTGGACGTTGCTGAGCAGCGAGCGAGAAGCCCTGGGCCGATGCTTCGGGGATGTCGTTATCGATCCACATTCTGTGTATGAGGAGAACACCGGGACAAAGATAAATCGCTACCATTATACGTTCGTCAAGAGACAAGCGCTTCCTGATTTCTCCTTTGCTGAATCTCAGATATCCGTGGGTGAACCAATTGTCATTTCAGATGAAAAGGGCCATTTTGCTCTCGCCAATGGATATGTGGTCCATGTCAGTTCGTCGCACATCCAAGTTGGGGTGGACCGGAAACTCCACAATGCACGATCAAAGACAGCAGGCTTCGATGCGGTCACAAACCAGTCTTTTAGGGGAATCATGGAGGTTGGAAAAGAAGAGCCTGCTGCCCTGGAAACCCCAGATGAACAACTCGTCTATCGGATCGACAAAGACGAGTTCAGTAACGGCATGGCTATTGTTCGAAACAACCTCATCTGTATGATGGATAAAGACTTGTTTCAAGCAAGACAACTTCGACGGCTCATTGTTAAAGGACAGGCGCCCGCTTTCAAGACGACATCATCTTCCCATAATATCTCCGACCCTGACAACCTCAACGTTGATCAAAGACAAGCCATTGACAAAGTGATGAGCGCCAAAGATTATGCTCTTGTCCTTGGAATGCCTGGGACTGGCAAAACCACAACCATTGCCCACATCATCAGAGCCCTCGTCGCACAAGGCAAAAGTGTTCTTCTTACGTCTTACACCCACACTGCAGTTGACAACATTCTGCTGAAGATTCGAGACGACAAGATTCATGTGCTGCGTATAGGTGCAACGGCCAAAGTTCATCCAGATGTTCAGGAATTTGCAGATCTTGCCGCAATCCCGAAAGCAACCATTGAAGAACTCAGGGATTCATACGAAAAGCCGCAGGTTGTTGCCACTACATGCCTCGGTGTCAACCATAACATTTTCAATCAACGCATCTTTGACTATTGTATTGTCGACGAGGCGTCGCAGATCACGCTCCCAGTCTGCCTCGGCCCGATTCGTATGGCGAGGACTTTCATCCTAGTCGGTGATCACTATCAATTACCGCCGCTTGTACAGAATAAGGCGGCCCAGGAAGGAGGACTTGACATCAGCCTCTTCAAACTCCTCTCGGATGCACAACCGGATTCAGTTGTCAACCTCGAGCACCAGTACCGCATGTGTGAGGATATCATGTTACTTTCCAACACCCTGATTTACTCGGGCCGTCTTAAATGCGGCACGCCGCAGGTAGCAGCCCGGTCTTTGGACATACCAAACATCAACGCCCTAGGAAAATTCCATGTCGAGGACTTGGCCCATTCTCAGTCACAGTCCCAACGAGAAATCTGCCCAGGTACCCCCACTAGCCCCTGCTGGCTCCGGGACTTACTGGAGCCATTTTCCAAAACGCGCCTGGTCAACACCGATCCCATCGGCCCCGCGGCCCTCGAGATAGCACAGGGAAATCGTGTCGTGAATCACATGGAGGTCTTCCTCTGCTCGCAACTCGTAGATTCATTCATTGCCTGTGGTATTCCCGCGCGCAATATTGGTGTGATCACTTTCTACCGCAGCCAACTCTCCCTCCTTCGTCAGAGCCTGCGACGCTACACCCCAGATCTAGAAATGCATACTACAGACAAGTTCCAAGGCCGGGACAAAGAGGTCATCATCCTGAGCTGCGTCCGCAGTAATGCTGAAAACAATGTCGGCGAGCTCCTACGTGACTGGCGTCGTGTCAACGTTGCCTTCACCCGCGCCCAGACCAAGCTCCTGGTTGTTGGCAGCAGATCCACTCTCCGTGATGGCAATGAGCTCCTCTGCAAATACGTGCGTCTGGTGGAAAGCAAAGGCTGGGTTTATAACCTGCCCAGTGGAGCAATAGACAAGCATTTCTTCCCTTCTTGTGCCACGCAGTCGCAGCTCGTGTCTCCCGGCACGGCCTTGGCTTCTGGCTCTGCTAAGGACAAAGGTAAGGGCAAGAACGAGTCACCTTCTTCTCGAATCACCCGTGAACCACTAAGCCCACTGGGCTCCCGACAACCAGCGCCCGGCCGTCGAAAGCCTTCCAAGACGGGTGCAAAGTTGTTCAACGGCACGGACGTGGTTGGAAATCGGCCCATTCTGCGAGACATCGTGAATGATCTGACGGGCTAG